The Vitis vinifera cultivar Pinot Noir 40024 chromosome 1, ASM3070453v1 DNA segment TTGTGTAACAGATATGACCTCAAAAAAAGCATCAAATTAAGCTACTTGTTGAACAAACAACTACCTCCTACAAAATAGCATCAGAATTTAacttaaaagcaaaaaacataaaaatagcaaCAGCAAAaacagaaacataaaaatagctTCAGCATTCTAGTAATCTTGTTGACTTCAATTGCATGTGGTTGACGATTTCAGCCTTTCCCTCAGCAGCTACTAAGGCATAACTCTCAACATCCATCCTTTTGGAATGACATATCCTGATGAGGAGCATATATACATGAAATTAATATAGTTGCAAACGGATGCATGCATGCACGAAAGCACAAGAAATCAAGGCTGGAAAAGTAGTATATATAAGTTTCCATAAACATATTAAGTACCATTCACTTCAATATCATTGGTTGTCTCCCTCAATACTCCATTAACTATGGTATCCAATCTGGAGGTCTCAAGGATCACCTGCACCAGTTATCAAGTTTATATAGAACATGATCAGTTTTCAATATTtgggaagagaaaaaaagggcTGGTGCATgccaaaattagaaatttcGTACAGCTCGAGTGAAGGTCATGGATTTGTACTCGGTCCAGCCGATTGGATCCTCTGGGCTTTTTCCTTTGCGAATGGCTAAATGCTCTTCCtgaaagagttaattataagtTGAAATTAATGAAGACGTAAGCATGAGCATCCTATTCCTAAGCAAGTTTAAATGAAAGCTTCCGAGAAAAGTGACTCACTCTAAGTTGTTGAAGGGCTTTTGGATTATCATGGAGATATTTGATAGACATCATGGCAGTTTTTGAGACGGTCTCGTAACCCGAATACAGAATTGTTATGATCTGATCAAGTATCTCCTCATCGCTGAGTAGACTGTGCTTTGGGTCTTCCTTGCTTAGGAGGTCACCAAGCATGTCATTATGGGTCGCTGAAGAAGCTCTTCTCTCTGCTATCACTTTTCTCAGCATTTTGAGCACATTCTTCCTTCCCTGGAAGCCAAAGTAATAGTTTGTGCCAGGAAGGTTGATGGGCATCGCCAGTGTTCCTATCACAAGCTTATCAAACTCTGGTTTGAATGCCTCATATAACAAAGCTGGTTCAATTTCAAGCATTTGCTTATAGGATACCAAGAGTGCCATCtgaagcaaaaataaataaaaattaattcagAAGTTAAAAGTCATCGATCTTTGAATTCCAATTGATGGATGTAATTACCTCATTGGTCTTGTCTTGGATGTCAATAGTCTTGCCATCCCAGTTGTTGATACCTCGCGTCTTTGgcgatccacgtagttgccagatggatggacacgtgatttcaacccataaaggttcttgatccagtcgttatacctgcaagaaggcatccggacagggagtccggacacaccctccgatggttttgttagccatggtcagaGAGAGATATATAAACCAGTTGACCTTTTATTAGGTATCAGGAGATTACCAGGGATCGCCTTCTTCTTTGTCTGAAGGCtttatatatacagcttcaggggtactgttcctctcattaatggtaaggagatattttatgttgttatgatgataataggtgtcAGTAGGAGCATTATCATCCTACGAacggctgtcagaaaccatggtaggtgatgcgactgtcagagatcgtgggaaatgattatgtagaatgatcgtgggaagtgacttgctgtcacttcatcttgtcttctcactctgcaggtgatgggatgtgggccatgcctgtttgttgtgatagcgtgtaagactcgctttactttaattgatcatCCGGACGATTATATCCGGATGAcacatgctgattatccggatgtattgtggagcggatgCATTATGAAGGTTGTCCGGATTTCCatgctctgccagcgtcgtttgttCTTCCTTGAAtcaggagaagctgaaacgtcttttgcctttccttgaggcggtccggataggagaactgCCTTGTGTATATCTTTAGAGGAATCCGGATGGTGGTGGTCCGGATGATGATGCGTGTCACGTGTCACCGTgagatgtgtgccacgtgtttcccagagggaggggtccctacattgcccccctttttaacttgcctattttgcccaaaaaatgggcggggtaaaaaaataactggctttttgaaatttgaagaggTCTCTTCGTCTGAATGGGCCACGTGGCaagtgggggtgcggaagccaaaaaaggCTTTTACGACGAGCCGCCGACTCTAGGTATTCCCAGGcagcatgtcgtttcaatgatagtTTGTTTGGacgtttggctttccgagggcCTGTCCCCCTATAAATAGCGCACTGTTGcttctttttgcattttttcctactgcattctcttgagagcctttcttcttcttgcttTTGTTGCGTTCTTTGCTTCTCTGAGAAAAAAACTCGAAAGTTTTTTGTACCGGTGATTTTGTGTTGCGACAATTGTTTGCTGTTGGTGGTTTTGCATCGAGACAGCAACCTTTCTTCTTCAGAGCTTTCATTTGGTACGTGTACTATTGCTATTCCTTTTGTTGCGTTTGTTGGTTCTTTGGTCTTGGTTTCTGATTTGTTGGGGCTTTGTTTGGGTAAGTCGCTTACGACTGTTTGTTCTGGCATTTGTTGGTGCTCTGGGGGTCACTGTTGGAGTAGAGTCaaggttttcttttttgggatGGGTTTATTGGTGGTGTAAGATTTTCTGGGTGTTTTTTTATTGTCTAGGGTTTGTGGGGTTGTTTGGCTGTGTTTGACTGTTGCATTTCTCGTATGTAGGTTTTGGTTCAATTTTGGCCTAAAAATGTCTTCAAAGAAGAAAACTGCTTCATCTGCGCGAGTTGGCGACGCTCATGAGAAGTCCACAGACAAATTAAGTGTGAAGGAGTTTCGAGATCGATTCTGCATTCCAAATGGCGTAATTGTTGATTTTCTTCGTGGGGAGGATGTGGTGCCTACTGAGAAAGCTGAACAAGGTGCTATCATCTTCTCCAAGGAACAATTCAATGCGGGGCTTCGGTTCCCCCTGCCAGcgttgttcatagaattcctCCACTTCACCCAGATTCCACCcgtcttcattcatcccaatattatccgggtgctgatgggatgcagcatcatcaacATGTTGTACAACCTCGACCTTACAATGCTGGAGGTGTTCTTCGTCTATTTGCTGAAGAAGGCGAAAACTGACATCTTCAGTCTGTCCGCACACCTGCCTTCCCTTCAATTGGTGACGGAACTGCCCGACTCGACGAAGGAAGGGGCAAAGGGACGGGTGATGGTCCGGGGTGCGTGGGCAGGGTCGAGGCATCCGACGAGGCCCTTCTCTCCAAACTATTCCTTAGCGATTCCGGGTAAGTTTTGCTTTGCGACTTTTGTCCGGATTTTTGCCTTGTTGTTTTCTTGCTGATATCTCCAGATGGTATTCTCAACTTTTGTTGCTGTTAATGCAGGTTTGGAAAAAAGGGGCCACCTcgtggattgggtggaaaaggtGTCTTTTGACTGTCTCAGCAAACTTTTTGATATAGACGCCAAGGAGAGGCAGTGTACGACGCTGCTGACTGCGCGGAACCTGACGgcggtcgtccgggagccccaaGAGTACGTCACCAACATTCTCCCCAGGAAGATGTCAAAGGAGGTAGtacctggggagcattatattGTGAAGGATCTCCCGATTTACGAGGCGTCAAAAGAGGCTGACGCTGAAAAACGTCGAGTTCTCCTGGAGGAtcgggagaagaagaagaacgaaGGGACCCttcggaaggctcccggacagaaacGTGACGCAGACTCTCCTCCAAAGAAAACTCCAGCGAAAaggaggaagctggtgaagaaaaATGGGAAGGACTTGAAGGAGCCCACTCCTCCCATGGAATTTGCTCCTCCGCCCATTATTCACGAGGCGGaggtaatgatagaggagccagtgaaCGCTGCCCCTCATTCCATCTCAAGCGGATCCGGACACCTTGCGGGGCTGAACCATTCAAGCACCTCCTTGGCAGCGGTTGCGCGTCTAGCGAatttggctgaggaagctgcgtcTGTCAACCATCCGGACTCCCGTAATCCGGATGCCGATGCAGCTGAGGCCGTTTGTGCGACCCCCATGGAGGAAGTGGGAGCAGAAAGTCAAAGTCAGCCCTCTGACGATCCGGACCGGCTGGCTCTTGTTCCGGTGACGGGGCCATCCTCAAAGAAGCCTCGCTCGGTGCGCAATCTGAGGTCCGGACTCCTCGGgcggcttcaagagcggcagcaagagattgaagttagtTGTTCATCTGCCCACGACGCTCATCCGGAGGGGGGCGAAGTGGAGATGGTAATTGAGACTCCATCTGTCCCGGTGGTGG contains these protein-coding regions:
- the LOC100262943 gene encoding LOW QUALITY PROTEIN: cytochrome P450 85A1 (The sequence of the model RefSeq protein was modified relative to this genomic sequence to represent the inferred CDS: substituted 1 base at 1 genomic stop codon), whose product is MDPGVNRYILLNEGKGLVPGYPPSMRNIIGNKNIAAVHGATHKYIRGSLLSLIGPPVIKDHLLQQVDGLMRSFLHNWXELDTIDIQDKTNEMALLVSYKQMLEIEPALLYEAFKPEFDKLVIGTLAMPINLPGTNYYFGFQGRKNVLKMLRKVIAERRASSATHNDMLGDLLSKEDPKHSLLSDEEILDQIITILYSGYETVSKTAMMSIKYLHDNPKALQQLREEHLAIRKGKSPEDPIGWTEYKSMTFTRAVILETSRLDTIVNGVLRETTNDIEVNGYVIPKGWMIYVYTRETNYDPLQYPEPFTFNPWRWLDKSLESQNYCFLFGAGNRVCPGKELGIVKISMFLHHLVTRYRWEEVGDAEIAKFPRVEAPKGLHIKITKY